A single uncultured Acetobacterium sp. DNA region contains:
- a CDS encoding 3'-5' exonuclease — MNENNNDWCIEEERLKETLKEASLQLDDAINANEKNREMIKEAKKEIRENTSHGIGSLWGSDGFEALVELSQAMAPVTERTALYEFTEAKITKLRGILDTPYFARIDFCFSEGEHTEPIYIGHHSLKKENAYKLLIHDWRSPVASVFYRFAPGAAWYDAPVGRIEGQLLLKRQFEIKDGHLDFFFDADLQVFDDFLKKLLSGNTSPKMKTIVESIQRDQDLVIRDMENDLLIVQGVAGSGKTSIALHRAAYLMYQGLADRLQGREIIIISPHKLFEQYIANVIPELGEENVRTVIFDEILKDLIERKFETKNIFLERVLSNGPQSRLKNDSMTFKGSADFIKILDRFIDDIPQRFMNIRDITFKGETIFTRAEIISRLCTNPDTPLKTKLGYLEEAINEKVYGKWRRPLRSSVRNEMMRFAEIDALNLYQQLFETNGYFFKKAAGVKLPATIDKMLAVTKRNLAYKNLNYDDAVALGYLCLRLFGAREYASIKQVIIDEGQDYYPLHYEILNRLFLKSKLTILGDINQTLDKNEDFSFYEAIEQRLNRKKNALVTMNKSYRCTSEILRFSKQFIDDAIPVESFNRSGEEPVLLGAPDAESLVEKLCEAINQCVQAGYQSIGLILKTQKNTLVLYEALKQKITVNLIRHDTVAEIEGVSIMPVYLSKGLEFAAVFICDVSQANYRSEADQRLLYISCTRALHRLFLLWEGQPSPLLNV, encoded by the coding sequence ATGAATGAAAATAACAACGACTGGTGTATTGAAGAAGAACGATTAAAGGAAACCTTGAAAGAAGCCAGCCTTCAACTTGATGACGCCATCAATGCCAATGAGAAAAACCGGGAAATGATCAAGGAGGCCAAAAAAGAAATCCGTGAAAATACGTCCCATGGGATTGGCAGTCTCTGGGGTTCTGATGGCTTTGAAGCGCTGGTTGAATTGAGTCAGGCCATGGCTCCGGTGACCGAACGGACGGCCCTTTATGAATTTACCGAAGCCAAGATCACCAAACTTCGGGGTATTCTCGACACGCCCTATTTTGCCCGGATTGATTTTTGCTTCAGTGAGGGCGAGCATACTGAGCCAATCTATATTGGTCATCATTCGCTTAAAAAAGAAAATGCCTATAAACTGCTCATCCATGACTGGCGCTCACCGGTGGCCAGTGTTTTCTACCGTTTTGCGCCGGGAGCTGCCTGGTATGATGCACCGGTTGGTCGGATTGAGGGCCAGCTGCTGTTAAAACGCCAGTTTGAAATAAAAGACGGTCATCTGGATTTCTTTTTTGATGCCGATTTGCAGGTCTTTGATGATTTTCTGAAGAAGCTTTTGTCCGGCAATACCTCCCCTAAAATGAAAACCATCGTGGAATCGATCCAGCGGGATCAGGATCTGGTGATTCGGGATATGGAAAACGACCTGCTGATTGTCCAGGGCGTGGCAGGCAGCGGCAAAACCTCAATTGCCCTGCACCGGGCCGCCTATCTGATGTATCAGGGCTTAGCGGATCGCCTTCAGGGCCGGGAAATTATCATTATTTCGCCGCATAAACTGTTTGAGCAGTACATCGCCAACGTCATTCCGGAACTGGGCGAAGAAAATGTCCGAACCGTCATCTTTGACGAAATTCTTAAGGATTTGATCGAGCGGAAATTTGAAACAAAAAACATTTTTCTGGAACGCGTGCTGTCAAATGGTCCCCAGAGTCGGCTAAAAAATGACAGCATGACCTTTAAAGGATCGGCGGATTTCATCAAAATCCTTGATCGTTTCATTGACGATATTCCCCAGCGTTTTATGAATATCCGCGATATCACCTTTAAAGGCGAGACGATTTTTACCCGGGCCGAAATAATCAGCCGCCTGTGCACCAATCCGGACACGCCGCTGAAAACCAAACTGGGCTATCTGGAGGAGGCCATCAATGAGAAAGTTTATGGAAAATGGCGTCGTCCGCTGAGAAGTTCGGTCCGCAATGAAATGATGCGCTTTGCTGAAATCGATGCCCTGAATCTGTATCAGCAGCTGTTTGAGACGAATGGTTACTTTTTTAAAAAGGCCGCAGGGGTTAAGCTGCCGGCTACCATTGATAAAATGCTGGCGGTGACCAAACGAAATCTGGCTTACAAAAACCTCAACTACGATGATGCTGTGGCGCTGGGGTATCTGTGTTTACGGTTGTTCGGCGCCAGGGAATACGCCTCCATTAAACAGGTGATCATCGATGAAGGCCAGGATTATTATCCCCTCCATTATGAAATTCTTAATCGGTTGTTCTTAAAATCCAAGCTGACCATTTTGGGGGATATCAATCAGACCCTGGACAAAAACGAAGATTTCAGCTTTTATGAAGCGATCGAACAGCGCTTAAACCGTAAGAAAAACGCCCTGGTGACGATGAACAAAAGCTATCGCTGTACCAGTGAGATTTTGCGTTTTAGTAAGCAGTTCATTGACGACGCCATCCCGGTGGAGAGCTTTAACCGCAGTGGGGAAGAACCGGTTTTGCTGGGGGCACCTGATGCCGAGAGTCTGGTTGAAAAACTTTGTGAAGCGATCAATCAGTGTGTGCAGGCCGGCTACCAATCGATTGGGCTGATTTTAAAAACCCAGAAAAATACCTTGGTGCTCTATGAGGCCTTAAAGCAAAAAATAACCGTCAACCTGATCCGTCATGATACGGTGGCTGAGATTGAGGGCGTTTCGATCATGCCGGTGTATCTGTCTAAAGGTCTGGAGTTTGCTGCCGTGTTTATCTGTGATGTCAGCCAAGCCAATTACCGGAGTGAGGCCGACCAGCGGCTGCTTTACATTAGCTGTACCCGGGCTCTGCATCGCCTGTTTCTGCTGTGGGAAGGCCAGCCGAGCCCGCTGCTTAACGTTTAG
- a CDS encoding HD domain-containing phosphohydrolase, with protein MSSELIKDLIFNTALLLSISTVYNLFVIRFNSHKKWLNSLLGLFLGGVGILLMMNTFSFSNGIIFDTRSILISVSGMFLGYLPTIIATILISAYRISLGGAGAMTGVLVTVISAVIGLVWYKYRLPIILKKQKMVWPELYLFGLIVHLAMLVCMLTLPDQQAAAILGAITLPVLVIYPIGTLLLCLVMLQGLKNQESDKNLMESRENYKHLYYEYQKKESLLRSLLDSIPDLVFYKDEKSVYLGCNKSFEIFADKSMEELVGLNDFDLFDPEMATLFREMDQIMMNEKKSRQNEEIVTYPDGREVHLETLKTPYYDHNDKILGLIGISRDITDRKRTEAEIVYLSQHDVLTGLHNRSYYEKERKRLDHPDYLPLSLVIGDINGLKLINDAFGHGEGDKLLISIAKILELCARENDVLVRTGGDEFVILLPKTSYAETGTLVQKIKDACDKGYQLDNEVIITSISLGYDTKTSEHESLEKVFKLAEESMYRKKLLEYKSFHSAIMDSIKTTLFEKSNETEEHAERMADLAKHLGRALALDQEDLVALELVATLHDIGKISIDSKLLNKNGKLTDEEWTEIKKHPEVGYRIAQTVPELRKISEYILCHHERWDGDGYPQGLKAEEIPLLARIITIVDSYDAMTQDRSYHSAMSLSEAICELKNHAGTQFDPVLVEVFIEKVIKDNLSREN; from the coding sequence ATGTCATCTGAACTAATTAAGGACCTGATATTTAATACTGCGCTGCTACTTTCAATTAGTACTGTTTATAATCTCTTTGTGATCCGATTCAACAGCCATAAAAAGTGGTTAAATAGTTTGCTTGGGTTGTTTCTGGGCGGAGTGGGTATCCTATTAATGATGAATACGTTCAGTTTTTCAAACGGAATTATTTTTGACACCCGTTCCATTTTGATCAGCGTTTCCGGGATGTTTCTGGGCTATCTGCCCACCATCATTGCCACTATTCTGATCAGCGCCTATCGGATTTCTTTAGGTGGAGCGGGTGCCATGACGGGGGTTCTGGTAACGGTAATTTCTGCGGTTATTGGTCTGGTCTGGTACAAATACCGGTTACCGATCATTCTGAAAAAGCAAAAGATGGTCTGGCCGGAGCTGTATCTGTTTGGATTAATTGTCCATCTTGCCATGCTGGTCTGTATGCTAACCCTTCCGGATCAGCAAGCGGCTGCGATTCTTGGCGCCATTACCCTGCCAGTACTGGTCATCTATCCGATCGGTACCCTGCTGCTTTGCCTGGTGATGCTCCAGGGACTTAAAAACCAGGAGTCGGACAAAAACTTGATGGAAAGCCGGGAAAACTATAAACACCTGTATTATGAATATCAGAAAAAAGAATCGCTATTGCGTTCACTGCTGGATTCGATCCCGGATCTGGTTTTTTATAAAGACGAAAAGAGTGTTTATTTAGGCTGCAACAAATCCTTTGAAATTTTTGCCGACAAATCCATGGAAGAATTAGTGGGCCTTAATGATTTTGATCTATTTGACCCCGAGATGGCCACCCTGTTTCGGGAAATGGACCAGATCATGATGAATGAAAAAAAATCCCGCCAAAACGAGGAAATTGTTACTTATCCAGATGGTCGGGAAGTTCATCTGGAAACGTTAAAAACACCCTATTATGATCATAACGACAAGATCTTGGGCTTAATCGGCATCAGCCGGGATATCACCGACCGCAAGCGAACTGAAGCCGAGATAGTGTATTTGAGTCAGCATGACGTCCTGACTGGACTTCATAACCGCAGCTATTATGAGAAAGAACGCAAGCGATTGGACCACCCGGATTATCTGCCCTTATCACTGGTCATCGGTGATATCAACGGACTCAAATTGATCAACGATGCTTTTGGTCATGGCGAAGGCGACAAACTGCTGATCAGTATTGCCAAGATTCTTGAACTCTGTGCCCGGGAAAACGATGTGCTGGTCAGAACCGGGGGCGATGAGTTTGTGATACTGTTGCCGAAAACATCATACGCTGAAACCGGCACCCTGGTTCAAAAAATAAAAGATGCCTGTGATAAAGGCTATCAGCTGGATAACGAAGTGATCATCACCAGTATTTCGTTGGGATATGACACCAAGACCAGTGAACATGAATCGCTGGAAAAAGTATTTAAATTGGCCGAAGAATCGATGTATCGGAAAAAGCTGTTGGAATATAAAAGCTTTCATTCGGCCATTATGGACTCGATTAAGACCACCTTGTTCGAAAAAAGCAACGAAACCGAAGAACACGCCGAACGGATGGCCGATCTGGCCAAACATTTGGGACGGGCATTGGCACTGGATCAAGAGGATTTGGTGGCGTTAGAATTGGTTGCCACTCTTCATGACATTGGGAAAATAAGCATCGACAGCAAACTGCTGAATAAGAATGGAAAATTAACCGATGAAGAATGGACTGAAATTAAAAAACATCCGGAGGTTGGCTATCGGATTGCCCAGACCGTCCCGGAATTGCGCAAGATTTCAGAATACATTCTCTGCCATCATGAACGCTGGGATGGTGACGGTTATCCCCAGGGGTTAAAAGCTGAGGAAATCCCGTTGCTGGCAAGAATTATCACCATTGTCGATTCTTACGACGCCATGACCCAGGACCGCTCCTATCACTCGGCGATGTCTCTAAGTGAAGCCATTTGTGAGTTGAAAAACCATGCCGGGACACAATTTGATCCGGTGCTTGTTGAGGTATTCATTGAGAAGGTGATCAAAGATAATCTAAGTCGTGAAAACTGA
- a CDS encoding YbaK/EbsC family protein, which produces MTIEELRSLLNKNDVDFEILQNEKAILTVNDAMGIYEIDETAPTIIIKSEKGYFAILLSGDRGRIDFKQIKKLLQCKNVRIASKEEVIKTIGFESGSVPLVGHHLPCVLDQHLLNYPYVYGGVGDANFTLKINPHDLIKVNEIVAEF; this is translated from the coding sequence ATGACAATAGAAGAGCTCAGGTCATTATTGAATAAAAATGATGTAGATTTTGAAATATTACAGAATGAAAAAGCGATTCTAACGGTTAATGATGCCATGGGTATTTATGAAATTGACGAGACGGCGCCGACGATCATTATTAAAAGCGAAAAAGGTTATTTTGCCATACTCTTATCAGGGGATCGGGGGCGGATCGATTTTAAACAAATCAAGAAACTATTGCAATGCAAGAATGTGAGAATAGCAAGCAAAGAAGAGGTTATTAAAACCATTGGCTTTGAATCAGGCAGTGTTCCCCTGGTGGGGCATCATTTACCTTGTGTGCTGGATCAGCATTTATTAAACTACCCCTACGTTTACGGAGGGGTTGGCGATGCTAATTTTACCTTAAAAATCAATCCTCATGATCTCATTAAGGTCAATGAGATTGTGGCTGAATTTTAA